A stretch of DNA from Odontesthes bonariensis isolate fOdoBon6 chromosome 2, fOdoBon6.hap1, whole genome shotgun sequence:
ttgttttttttcttccctatTGGGACCTGCCTGACATTGAGTAGAATTCGTCAGTGCCTTTAGCTACAAAGGACTACATGTTTTCCGTTGACTCTCAGTTCTGCGTACAGCTCCTGGATTGTTGAGATGCATCACTTTAGGCCGAGACCATTGCTGCACTCCGTGTCAACTACATGACGCAGACTAAAAACTACTTTCACCACAGTGTCTTCTGACAGAAATGTACTCTTTAAAACACGTGAtggtattgttgttgttgttttttttaatgattgttttgtttgtccTGTTTGTTTTGGAATGAAAGGTATAAAGTTTAGACCTTGATACtgatgatttgttttttttattatctttcTGACTAAACTGGCTGATTGTAATCCTAAGTGCATTAAAGAGTTTAGCTATTTCACAAATAAATCTGGATCACGAATACAGAAAGACTTTGTGTGTGAACATAATTTGAGACATGTCGGGTTGTTTGTATCTGTATGCTGTTGGTGTGTTTTATAGCACAAGTTTAAACACCTTTATAATCCAGCTGAATTATTGTGTTCTACAGAAAATGTTAGTAATGGTGAATTAGAAATAGATTTACCAAGTACTCTGGAGATGTGTTAGCAGTCGTTGGTACTGAGGATAAAAGATGGGCAGATATGTCAGTGTTTTCTTAGTAAAAACCCAATAGGTTTCTCGCTTCCAAATAAGTCGCAATGTCTGAACTTGTGCGATATAATAAATGGCGTTTATTCCTCATTATTGTCTAAAGTTTGCCAGAACTATTGCGGACAAGGAGACTTGGGTGGGTTCAATGACCTGGGAACACATTAGCATTCAAAAGCAGAGAGGAAAAAGGTGTCAAACTTCTGCGAAACCCTTTCTGACTTTTAACGATGGAGGTTTACACTGTGACCTTAATTAATCCGACACATTTGCACAATAGATTTCCccctaattttaaaaaaaaattgcatacAGTTGTATATTTATCTATGTAAACTGTCATCAAATAAAGAGAATTAAATCATTTGGCTCACTCTATATGGCAGAATTGCCACCCAAGCTAACAATCTCACATCTCTTGTGAGTGTCAATGAAATGTATTACCGGGTTGCAAGGTAAAAAATAGTTATTAGAGCTTtctaaattaaataacttaTTATAGTATGAGAGAAAAAGTGGTTTCCATCTGGCTGATCTATCAAGTAAAAAACATTCATTCTGATCCATTAAGGTTATCTTTATAACTTGTCAGAGGTGACTGAAACGATCTACACGGAATGTGTTTCCACTTCTTGGGCCCCCGGGGGCCCTCTGCCCTGCCAGACCCGGGTTTTTTTGGGAAGCAGTGATGCAAAACCTCGATGACAGGTCACACGAATATACTCCTGGTCTTCCGCAGTTCGTCCGGTAGAGTTTGCTGCAGCCGTTTCTTTGCCTCTGCTCCTCTCGGCTCCTCCCCGTCTGTATCAACTCAGTGACGGGTCACGTTGTTGGTAaaaggggggtggggtggggtggggtggggggtggggggggtttgTAGTCGGTGTGTAAGCACTGCGCTCCCTTCCGACCAGTCACTATCTTCCCTTTACTTACCGTAAAATATTACTCATAGAGTTGACGAGGAAGCGAAACAGCTAAGAAAACCAGCCGGGAATCTTAGAAAATCCCGGCGCCGGGCGCGACGTCGGACAGACGGCTGTAATTTAACCGGAGGAGCCGGATCTCACCGCGGGCTGGATGACAAGCTTTACGGCATTATAGGTGCACCAGACTCGACGGACGACATGGGAAATAAATAGTTGGTAACGTTGCGTCTGTTCCGTAAGAATATATTCAGTGTATTTCAGCTCGCCGCTTGTAATGTTGTGTTAACAGCGGGCCAGGGTGTGTTTAGAGAGCGTGTCAGAGGAGCTTATTGTGACATGTTAAAGGCTGGAGTCCAATTTTTAGTAGCAAGTTGTCACTCGCTTTGAAACGCCACAGCGTGTATCGTCCTGCTCTCCAAATGTTCAAGCCAGGTATTACAAATTGAAATCGCACGTCTTCataaatagttttatttttGACTGCAGTTGGGGTTCTCTGAGTTGAGGTGAAATCTGCCTACCTGTTTCACCTCTGATGCCCCCCCCAATCTGCTGTATTTGCTAAACGTTGTGTTATACACGCATAATAAGATTATACCTAAAAACTAACAACCCTTTTTTGTTGGACTCACATCTTTGGCTGCTGTTTTGGGTAGAGGAAAAGTAGGCTATTTCCATATCCAGAAACTAATTGTCACTGTTGCTCCTTTTTAGTTGTACACCATCGGTTTGGATCCTACTGAAGTCATGGATGCAAGCTGGAAAAACTGCTTCGAGGAGGAGCTTCTTTGCCCCATCTGTCTGAATGTTTTCGAAGAGCCAATCCAGCTGCCGTGCAAGCACAACTTCTGCAAGGGTTGCATCTCCGAGGCCTGGGCCAAAGACAGCGCCGCTGTCCGCTGTCCCGAGTGCAACCACGACTACGACCAGAAACCCACACTGGAGAAGAACTTCAAGCTCGCCAACATAGTCAAGCGGTTTAATGCTTTGAACACCGAGAAAGCCCCCGCTGTGCTGCACTGTGTCCTCTGCAGACGAGGCCCCCCGCTACCTGTGAGGAAAGTGTGTCTGCGCTGCAAGGAGCCCTGCTGCCAAACGCACATCCAGACGCACCTCCAGCAGCCGTGCGCCGCGCCGGGACACCTGTTAGTTGACGCCGAGGAGCTGAGCGCCTGGACGTGTCCCAGCCATGAGGAGTACAGGCTGCTTCACTGTGAGGAGGAGCAGGTGGCCCTGTGTCCGTTCTGCTGCATCTCCCACTGCACGAACCAAAGACACACAGTGTGCGATGTGGACGCGCAGCGTGTACAGATGCAGGTAAACCAATCACACGTACTTTTCTTATGGCAGTGAAAAGGCTCGATAGATTCATTTCTTTCAGTTCAGCAGTCTATGAAGGCACTCTCTCTCGGCCCCCCATCTTTTAATCTTATTTGATGTGAAAGGACTGGACAGGTGAAAGTCATCCCTCTGGGAAGATGATTgtatacacaaacacacgcaagCGCTTACACAAACAGGCGAAACCCACACACAGCTTTTAACCTTGATCATACCGCCCACTTCAGATGGCTTTGCTTTTCCATTAGCCATGCAGTGCCCTCAGGTAAGTGCTGTGATGCAGTCTGTACCCACAGGAAGGGATGGCGGATCCACATGCAGGTTGTTTGTGCTAGTTACCTTGATCAGGATAAATGCCGACCGGAGGTTAATAAATGAATGTGATTTGTGAAATTGTTCACAAGCCAGTATTTCCAACCACTCTCAGTGGTTGGAAGGAAGGTCATTCATGAAACATTGGAAGGTGAAAGATGTTGAACAGTAGAAAAAAGATACAGTCGTGCGTAAAGGAGTAAAAAGGAGTTTTGGCCTAGTCTTTTTTTACGAGGTTGCTCCCGTTCACGGAGGTTTGTGGACATTTGTTGGTGaaacagctctctgaaggtcccacgaCAGCATCtctatcaggttgaggtctggacatTTGTCTGGGTCTTTGTAACACTTTGATTCTTTTCTATTTCAGGCATTCTATTGTAGGTTTGCTGACGTGCTTGGGTTCATCATCTATTTGtgtgacccagtttcagccaagctttagctgtctaGACCGATGGTCCTACTTTTTACTCTTGAACACTTTgaatacagagaaaaaaaatcccggGCGActcaagcccaaatcatcactcCTCCGCCGCTGTGCTTAAACTGTagcatttaacatgctaactgaggcctgggGAGTCCGATTTGGGGGTGAACTTTCTGGGGCGTTCACTCCTGTGAACGACTGACCAAAACGTTTTCCACTTGTGAGTAATCTTCTTCACTGTACAGTGATGGattccagatagtttggaaaaggccttataacccttcgcagattgatgggcagcaacaattgcttttcTGAGGTCATTGCCGATGTGTTTCCTCCTCGGCATTGTGTTGACACACATGCTCCATAACTGAATGCTCCAGAGCAGCAAGCTGCCAAaacctctgcttttatagaggcgcTCACATCTGCTGATGGTCACTTAATAATGATAAATATTGTGTGCTGTTGTTCCTTACAGAAGAGCTGGTGAGGACCAGTTCATTCCTACAATGCTGTGATATGTAAAACCAGAGAATCGAAAGAGGgtgcactttctttttcaccttACTGCAGATGTTACTAAATGGGAGTCTATATGGCAACAAACTTGCAACAAGTGAATCATGGTCTGTCTTGGCAGGGCCAATCTAAGGATGCCTGGAGAAATGCATCTCGCATAAGGCCATCATAACATTCCTGGCTTTTGCATTTTCCTCACTTCTGTGCTTTACGTCAGTTTGTTCTCTTTTCACAAGTCTAATGTAAGTTGAAAGGTGTCAAAAACAACCACCCACACTGCTTCACACACATTTCTTCCCTCCCTAATTGCGAAGAGGCGGGAGTGAGAATTATATTTGCGTTAGCATCTGCTGTGCTGCTGTCTCGTTGATACTTTTGCTGTGCTGTATTATTCCAGGCAAGAAAGTTGCAGGCACATTTCCTTCCAAAGTAGTTCGGAAACGTCGAAATCAGTTGAAATCTTCAGTGCAAACTGTTGCCCTGGTTTGGAGCTATTATTGGGACAAAAGATGTCTGTTCAGCCCTTTCCACAGCTGCTCTCTTTACACACTCACATGCAAACACCCACCCATCTCTCTGTTCTTTCACaactgtgtatttgctgggaaAAAGAGGTCCTGGCTCTTCTCAGATTAACACCCTCTGCTTTGGGTCTTCACATACAGAGTGCACTCTAATTTATACAGCAGTCCAAAAGTTAGGCTTCTTGTGTGCTGGGTCATTTGTTAGAGTAATTTGAGGCCAGAGTGGCTTCTCATCATTACTTACTGAGAGGTCTTTCTCCCTGACAGAGCTATGGTCTATTTTggtaaaatcattttaaattcCCCTGGCAGCACTCTTGTTGCGTTTGGGATAAACAAAGAGGGAAAAGCCAACGTAGCTACACTGTGTTCATATCTCTGGTTATCTTTGGCTCTCAGAGGACATTTTTTACAGTAACTTTCCACAGGCCCGTTGGTCATTTTAAGATGAGAAAGGAAGAGTAATATAATTGTAATGTCGTCCCTGGGACAAGCGGAGGAGGGGCCCTCccacgcagcctcaccttggtTTTCTCAGGCACCTCAGCAGGAAACCAGCGCTCATGGAGGCTCTGCTGTTTGCATTTTCGTCTATCTGGGCTGGAGTGAGTCAGTTCACCAGAATGCTGAGGGCAGTCCATTGACATCAGAAGTGGGGAATGGTTGTCAGTTGATTGTGAAAGAGACTCTCTGTTCATTGAGCCTCAGGCTCCTCATTTAAACATGAGCTTCCTGGCAACCTGCGGGTGTCTGGATGCCTAAATAGGACAGCGCGGAAAGTGATCATTGGCGGATTTAAGCTTGATAAAGGTAGGCTTTCATGCTGCTGTGCTGCCCCTGCCCCCTCATGCTATTTCAAACATACAACGGGACAAAAAAGGTATTGGAGGAAGCATGACAAAGTGAGGAGGACACAGTTGTTGAGCAGCGGCATCAAGACACAGGAAAGCTGCTGCCATGACGCGAAGTCGCCATTAACCAACATCCCCACATCGTGTCTTTTTCCTGTTTTGTCAGTGCAACAGTCATGTTGTGCAGTGGCGTCGTGTATTTGGAAAACTGGAAGAAACAAGTTACAAGTTATCTGAAATTGCAGTGCAGAGTCTGTTTTTACGGGTAGCGGCAGATCGTTTGAGGAGGCAGCCTCTTGTGTAAGCAAGATGTAGCGTTGACGTGTGGAACAGGTGGCATTACCTCTCTGCGCATTTCCAATGTAAATGCTGCCTGTCTCTTGTCAGAAAATGTGACACATGGCTATCGGAGCCAAGCCGTCACAGCAGCAGTAAGAACGTAATCTGCTAACAGGCGCAACTTAAGAGTATGGACTTGTGTCTTTAAGGCCTTATGAATGTAACATATACATGTCTACAAAATCATTTGGCTTCAGTGCATcatctacatgttttttttcactgattCACTCTGTTAACAACTCGCCCGGCACTGGTGTTGTATAGGTATTACACtaatacatacacagaattAGATATGTTATGAAATGGCCGAATATTAATCAGAAATATTTGCCTCACTCAGTGCACCTCCCCCTAACACACACCCAGAGAGTGCGTGCAGGTTAAACATGCGAGGCAAGCAATGGATTGAGCTGCTCACCATTACATTGCAAGACAGAGCGATCAGGGGTCAAAATCTTCACAGGTGATCATGAGTTCAGCGATAGATTCTCATGTAAACACTAGTCTAAATTAGTCTTATGGGACATTTAAACATAAACAAGCCCGAGGAAGTGAGGATAGTTCCACATTTTTTAACATGAATACTCACATTTCTCCGTTATGGTCCTAAATATGGACAGTCGTGCAGAATAGCTAATAGTTAGTGTTCTTGAGCCTGCTGAATCTACAAAGATTCACTTGCTGAGCGTTCTGTCTGACCTTGAGTGACAAACTATAATATGCAACTGTAGCTGTCAGCTACCTTTGATCAATATTGAAACGTATCATTATACAGTTACATGTTGaggggggatttttttttgctccgtCACCTGCAAAATTGATCATATGCACTAGTGATTTGAAATGGAATTGTTTCTTCGAAGCACTTAAATCTGTGCTAATCAATATTTTTATaccatatttatatattttttttaaccactcTCATCTGTGATGTTTCCGGCTGCGTCACCATGAATAACGAAGCGAGTAGGAGATGAACAGATCTATTATTCTCTGTCTTTAATGTTCAGTCGAGATTAgtgttggaaaaataaaaaggagcACCTCACAGAAGTGTAGAGATTTGTGCCCTCAGCTAGATTCTGCCATAACCTCGAAATTAGCTGGTAAGAGTTATGGCTTGGTCACAGCCATGGTCACGTGACGCAAGTTTCAAACATCTATATATACTGATTCCTCAGATATTTTCTCAACAATCAGCAGCCATGGGCTCCTGTAAGCGGCTGTTTCGCACtctcaaaatgaattgatgacCCCAGAGCAGGAAAGGCAAAGCATTTTCACATAACAGTGCAAGACATTGCAATTAAAGTGCCACGGAGGAACTAGTCTGGGGGACCAAGACTGTCCTAAAGAAGTGCTCGTAGCCAGAAAAGCCAATCAAAAACCTCTTTTTACTGCCAAAGACCTTGAGGAGGATTTAGCAGATTCACATGTGCAAATGTGACCATCATGGAGAAGTCATCAGAAGGGAAAAGTAAGTGGGGAGAAAAAATATTGCAGAATATCATAAAAAGAACACTATCACGCGCAGAGCTTGTGTTGTAGCCAGCGTTTCATTGCTAAAAGTTGAGAATGAATTGAGTCAGATAACAGCTGATAATCTCACAcagtctgtaaaaaaaaaaaaaaaaaaaaagctgaaagtgAAAGACGGATGGCTTCGTCAACAGGATAGTAAACGCAACACGAAACAGCTCACAGTCCACCGCGGACTACCTCTAGAGTTGCCATTTAGCGGTTCTTTCCGGCCTTTTGATCTGAACGACATTGAAAATTGGGTCGCTCGGACTCAGAACAGTGTGCAAGAATGCAATAATCTCAGTACTAGAAGCCTTTTGCAGGAAAGAATGGCTGAAAATCCCAGAGGCGAGAACTGAAAGACTTACAAGGAGCTTTTACAAGCTGTGATACTTCGCTAAAGGGGTTGAGTGCTAACCATGCACAGTCCTCAAACTTTTGCTTCAGCTGCCATCAGTTTCAGTGATTTGGAGGAAAATTAATCCAAAGACTTAAACAAAATGGGTCTGCATAGCATCAAACAGCATATTGTCAAAGTATCAGAGCAAGCTTTAGCTTAATGGGGACCAAAGTGTAATTAAAAGGAGAATAACTATGAAACAGAATTTTCCTTGGTGACCAGAAATAGGACTCCTGCTGGATGCTAATGTTGGCTTGCTTCTGCTCAGAGTTCAGCTGTCTCCAAGAggcccaaaaaaaataaaataaatcagtttATGCTTTATTAACAGTTTAAATACCACTTTGGCTCATTATGTGTTCTGTTCCCCTTCCAATCATGTTTGTCAACAGTCCAAAGTCCTTGTTATGGTCCTAATTGTTTACCCCTCCgagaaatgggggggggggggggggggggggggtaaacaTTTCTGCCGTCTCCCAAGTGAAAAAGGCTTTTAACTGTCTTCTGCAGTGAATGGAACAGTATATGCAAACAAGCAAAAGTGTGTGTAGTTGTACATTCTTGTCTTTTGGACCGTTGGCTCTGTTCACTGTTGGGTAGTCTAAGATATCAAATGCTGCTCACAACATGAGTGTTGTAAGCAGCTGAAGAGTCCTGTTGCCGAGATACCTCAGTGTAACAACCCTGAAGCTCCCTTAAGAGACTACAGGAATGTCCTCATTCCCCCATCACTTTTTTGCTTCGgagtttttcttttgctttcactctgcttgtGTCAGCCCTTGTCACTTTCCCTCTGTCCTGTCTTGGCATGTGTAAGCAGCGCCTTTGCTCCCGTTCCCTCTTTCGGATGCACGCTCTTGGGGAGGCAGAGCTCAGACCCTGATGTTGTGCACACAGACATGACAATCTGTCAGTGACACAGAGGCCAGTGTAAACAACAGGGAGCAATGCATGCAGCAAAATGAGAAAGCAGAGAGGGGTAGCGAACTACCCCTGCTTTTTGCTCCCTCACATACACAGTAGCTCtgacatataaatacatacacAAGGCTTTGTTGCCATGACAGCTGCTTTCTCTTATTAGGGAACAGTGCCTTCCCCATGCAGAATCAGTTCATTAAAAAGCATACCTGCCCTCCCCTGTTCGTAGTGTGCTGTCTATCTGTGACTGCAGATTGATTTTGATCTTGTGCTGTGAATAGAAAAGGATTATGTTTACTACCTCTTTTACTGGCCTTTGGCTGTTTTAGCACTCTTGATTAAGCCCGTAGAGGGAGCAGGCTGATCCCAACAATGGACCACTCTTAATGTTACAGAGTCTCTGGCAAACGGAGGAGCAACTAGAGATGGATTTGCACACTCGTGTTTGTCTTTGCTTTTGCCCTCCTAATGGATCATTACACATGCTTGTTGCTGGCAGTTGTTGTTTCCTCCATCTAATCAGGGTTGGGGAGGAAGTGTGGATAGCAGCCATGTTTGCTGAGGCCACAGCAGGGGTCTTAAGAGTCTTAAGGAAGTTTAAGTGCGTGTCTATATTTTGTCCCTCTGATTTCTTGCTTCTTGTTATGTTGCATCTGTCGAATCCATCTTGTCTGTGTCATCTCAGGCCATGCTAATGAGGCAGCAAGAGAGACTGGGGGGTCGTGTTCAGAACATCGATGAGCAGGTCAACAAGCTGGAGTCAGACAAGACCATGAtgaaggtaaagtacaacaAGTACCTCACACGTACTTGCAGAGCTCTGAACATGATCAGTGCTGTTCTCTTCGTTCCTTACCACTGTGTGGGTTTGTGCTGTAATTTTGTCTGCTGTGATGAAATGACTAACTTTTTCTCTACCTTGTTCCTGTCATCAAAGGAAAATGTATCTCCAGCTATGACTGTTTTTTGCATTAGGATGGAAAGTTTATTTAGAAGAATTTCCCACTTTTGTTTTAAGCAAGAAAGGCACAGATTCGACAAAATGCAAGACGAATACAGTCAACCAAACATGTCAATCCATTActcttttcaattcaattcagtttcattGATATCGTGCCAAATCACTGCAAAAATGTAGTCCAATCACTTGTTTCCTAGTGAACGCTGGAAAGAAAAATGCATGTAATTGTTTGGCTGAATTGGCATTCCAGTCATTCAATGTTGTTCTTTGTCTTGTGCTTGTGTATGAGCTTCTGTCCTTCTCCACAGGATGCAGTCTCTGAACTGAAGGAGCGTGTGAGAGCTCAGTATCAGAGGATGCATGCGCTGCTTGAAGCGAACCAAGCAGAGACCGTGCAGATGCTGGAGAGCACTTACATCACGTATGTGAGGAAGAACTCCCAGCAGGTTCTGCAGCTCAACGAGAAGCGCCAGGAAGCAGAAAAACTTCTCAGCTCGGTGCAGACGCTCTTCCAAAGAGCAGAAAGTGTGAACTTCATGAAGGTACAAATCGGCACGGCTATTTCCATATCGCCAGAATCAAATTTTGCTATGCACAAAAACTTAAAAAAGCATCACGACCCAAAACTTTAATGTGTAATAAAACACTGATGGATGCACACAATGACCACAGACAGACCACGATATGTCCTTTGTCAGTGCACTCTCCTGTTTCCTCGATGTCATTATTTCTGAGACGTTTGAAGGGAGATTATGTGTCTGAATGATTAATTCATCTTCCTATCTTTTTCAGAACACAAAACCTTACCAGCTGCTAATGGACAGGTGAGCGTTTCTCCAGAGAAGCTTTtaaagctgtttcttttttaaacacctgTGTAATTCGTCACCTGTGATTTAAAACCAAAGTATTGCAGCTTTTGCAACACTCTTGCTGAATCTCTCATCATTATTTGCATTACCCTATCCAAAAATGGAAAAACATATATAACAGGTGTTTATTTTGACGAGGGGCTCTTCCCTACCATGAACATCCCAAGCCTTATATTTACTTAGAACAATATTTTATCCATATTACTCAACTCAATACTGAACTTTGAGCTGAGCGGCAGAAGGATGGATACATGATAACTGCTCGCATCTTGGTTACTGATATTGATGAATCCATTTGTAGCTATTGTCATTTGCCCAGCGAGTCGcaaattacattaaaaaaaaaaacaacataaccaAGATTTAAGCCAACTGGtttcaaacaaataaaagcagagaaaagaGTGTGACAGGACCATAATTCTGATGGGCATTAGCAGTGATGATAACTTTAGCAATAAGTTGCAAACATGACTCCGAGTTATTACGGCTGTTCTttttctagaaaaaaaaatacgatGTCAAAGAGTAATTTAATCAATAGCTTCAttgatctttgtttttttttttaacacgccAGTTGGTGTATGTACAACGGAGTAAAGGGAGAAAACATTGTTGCTCTGTTGTGGTTAACATTGTCAATATTGCAGCACAAGCACAAGGGAAGGCTATCGTTGTCCAAAATGCAGTACAGATGGCAATGTTCATAATGAACCATGAAATACcgtaaatgtttttgttttttattatttacagCCATGAAATTAAAAGTATTATCATCCAGTATTGGAATGGCGACTCATCTTTAGCATCACTTTGAAAAGAGAGGATGAAAGGATAACATCAGATTCACACAGCcacattttttaattaacaCAGACCAGATTTGACACTTCACAATCATAACTGCAAGCATCTTGCATCTGACTTTCTTGTGACCGTGACTGTCCAACGAAACGCATGCACACATGTGCACCAGATACCATTTTGCCTGCATCATTTGTATCAACAGCAACAACATAAAACATCATATTGGAAATTAGATTGAAACACACAAGCAGTGCTGACATTGCTAGCAGTGCTGTGGTCATGCTGCAGGTTTGGGCTAATAAGCGAAATGTTGCACGAAATCAGACGAGGACGTACTCGCTCATTTCTCAGTCGGACATATGTCAGATCTAGGGCCGCATACTGAAATGTGCTGATTGGATTTGAAAATTTGATTTCTGTATCCACACAACCCTGAGAAATCAGATATGAGTCACATGAATGGAAAGAAATTGGATTGGTAATGTGAACAAAGCCCCAAAGTTCAAACAGCTGGCATCTGGTCTTCATGGTTTtactcgtctttttttttttaggtcgaACTCACACCTGAGTGTTGCCCTCCCTCCGCTTAAAGTGGGGCAGCTCAACTCTCACCACTTCATATCTGACCTttcaaaaagagagaagaaCTTGAGAAAAACGTTGGAAGGTAGGAAAGAAACACGGTAACGATAGATCACGTAGCCTGTTAGATACTTACCAATTCCTGGGATAGAAATCTAGTCAGAATGAACTAATCATCTCTTTCTGCCCCACAACCAATTTTTATTCTCAGAACCATTTAATGAGGCGACCATTCTCGAGATTGTCCAGTCTCACAGCAACTCTGCTGGTTCCCATCTGGGGTCAGGTTCAGGGCTACAGAAGAGGAAATATGGCATGGCTTTCCTGGATAGCAGTGCAGAAAACTCCTCCTCCCAGGATCCTCCACCTTTGCTCTACAGCGGCAAAAAACCCTTCCTGTCTGATCAGAGCCATCGCGCTCCATCTATTTATTCCTCTGAAGTCCTCCCCCAGAATCCTCATGGTGGACCTGGCCACGGTCGCCTCCTTGACACTGCAGCCCATCACATGGTGGGTCTGGGCTCCAGCTCCGGCCACCACTCAGGAAACTTATTCCCATCCTCCCACTTCCCCAGTGGAGGTGCCTCACAACAAGCCATGTACGAAGGGAGGAAAGTACTGATGTGCACTCTGAATAACTGCTGCTGCTCCAGGACCCCCGCTGCTCGTGCCCAGCCTCCGTACGCATCATCAAACTCCTTCCCCTCCATGAACTCTCAGGAGTTCCCCTCACACGGCTCACTTCCTGCAAGTCAGCCACTGCAGCATTTTCCCATGAGGGGACTGATGGAAGCGTCACAGACTCCCAGGCACCCCGACTTCTACGGGCTGTACGGCCAGTCCTCAAACAAGCATTACGGGACCAAGTAACAAAGCAGAACAGTACTTATTTAGCTACGACATTAAAACTGGAATCACATCTTTCATGTATGCTTTTAgttcttttccattttgactcaAACGTGTTGTCAGATTATGTGTCCAGCAGACCTTCAGGATAATGTTGAATATTTTCTCTTACACCACTTTTGGGAACCATGATAGAGCCCCAATCCCAGTGACACAAGTATTCCTCTAATTTGAAAAcatctttttaaatttttatttattctccGTTGCAACTCAACTGGAAGTGCTAATGTGAATAATTTAGTCTTAAACCCATTTAAGCAGCGACTAAAGAAACGACATATCCTTCATCACGAGCCCTGACGTGGGACTCTAGTGCCTAAAAAGACTGTTAACACACTTTTACTGTACTTGCAATTTCCTAGCTCTTGATTATTTCCTGTTTGCAGCTGAGGGCACC
This window harbors:
- the trim8a gene encoding E3 ubiquitin-protein ligase TRIM8a, yielding MDASWKNCFEEELLCPICLNVFEEPIQLPCKHNFCKGCISEAWAKDSAAVRCPECNHDYDQKPTLEKNFKLANIVKRFNALNTEKAPAVLHCVLCRRGPPLPVRKVCLRCKEPCCQTHIQTHLQQPCAAPGHLLVDAEELSAWTCPSHEEYRLLHCEEEQVALCPFCCISHCTNQRHTVCDVDAQRVQMQAMLMRQQERLGGRVQNIDEQVNKLESDKTMMKDAVSELKERVRAQYQRMHALLEANQAETVQMLESTYITYVRKNSQQVLQLNEKRQEAEKLLSSVQTLFQRAESVNFMKNTKPYQLLMDRSNSHLSVALPPLKVGQLNSHHFISDLSKREKNLRKTLEEPFNEATILEIVQSHSNSAGSHLGSGSGLQKRKYGMAFLDSSAENSSSQDPPPLLYSGKKPFLSDQSHRAPSIYSSEVLPQNPHGGPGHGRLLDTAAHHMVGLGSSSGHHSGNLFPSSHFPSGGASQQAMYEGRKVLMCTLNNCCCSRTPAARAQPPYASSNSFPSMNSQEFPSHGSLPASQPLQHFPMRGLMEASQTPRHPDFYGLYGQSSNKHYGTK